From the Equus quagga isolate Etosha38 chromosome 16, UCLA_HA_Equagga_1.0, whole genome shotgun sequence genome, one window contains:
- the PUF60 gene encoding poly(U)-binding-splicing factor PUF60 isoform X3: MPSGSGRAAVLGTTRKEKTLPTKRGHTILWDAHRASEPFRRREDASRNRAEIRRCFVTPLNAAVGRRDACSPGAWPSSACLRAERGDAACLPVKEAETEQRPGRAGGRSDGLAGDTEAGPLESEARTTTRAPDGRAPSTAPPAHGPAPGPAPSARPSRVVNCPFPHRKRVPLSFHVAGKRAFYRESSVSLPAPSLLPRSRETAEGAGVCGALSGRDRRKMATATIALGTDSIKMENGQSTAAKLGLPPLTPEQQEALQKAKKYAMEQSIKSVLVKQTIAHQQQQLTNLQMAAVTMGFGDPLSPLQSMAAQRQRALAIMCRVYVGSIYYELGEDTIRQAFAPFGPIKSIDMSWDSVTMKHKGFAFVEYEVPEAAQLALEQMNSVMLGGRNIKVGRPSNIGQAQPIIDQLAEEARAFNRIYVASVHQDLSDDDIKSVFEAFGKIKSCTLARDPTTGKHKGYGFIEYEKAQSSQDAVSSMNLFDLGGQYLRVGKAVTPPMPLLTPATPGGLPPAAAVAAAAATAKITAQEAVAGAAVLGTLATPGLVSPALTLAQPLGALPQAVMAAQAPGVITGVTPARPPIPVTIPSVGVVNPILASPPTLGLLEPKKEKEEEELFPESERPEMLSEQEHMSISGSSARHMVMQKLLRKQESTVMVLRNMVDPKDIDDDLEGEVTEECGKFGAVNRVIIYQEKQGEEEDAEIIVKIFVEFSIASETHKAIQALNGRWFAGRKVVAEVYDQERFDNSDLSA, from the exons ATGCCATCGGGTTCAGGACGCGCGGCAGTTTTGGGAACCACTAGGAAGGAGAAAACGCTGCCCACTAAACGAGGACACACCATCCTCTGGGACGCGCATCGGGCCTCGGAGCCGTTCCGACGCAGGGAAGACGCATCTCGAAATCGGGCTGAAATACGGCGATGCTTCGTCACCCCTCTCAACGCGGCCGTCGGGCGGCGGGACGCCTGCAGCCCCGGGGCCTGGCCGTCCTCTGCCTGCCTCCGGGCGGAGCGCGGCGACGCCGCCTGTTTGCCCGTGAAGGAGGCAGAAACGGAGCAGCGGCCAGGTCGGGCAGGGGGGCGAAGCGATGGGCTGGCGGGAGACACGGAGGCCGGGCCGCTGGAGAGCGAGGCCCGGACCACGACGCGCGCCCCCGACGGACGCGCCCCCAGCACCGCCCCGCCCGCTCATGGCCCCGCCCCTGGGCCCGCCCCTTCCGCCCGGCCCTCTCGGGTCGTTAACTGCCCGTTCCCGCACCGGAAGCGcgttcctctctccttccacgtCGCTGGCAAAAGGGCCTTTTATCGCGAGAGTTCCGTCTCTCTCCCGGCGCCTTCGCTCCTGCCCAGATCGCGCGAGACCGCGGAGGGAGCAGGAGTGTGTGGCGCGCTCAGCGGCCGCGACAGGCGCAAGATGGCGACGGCGACCATAGCTCTC ggAACAGACTCCATCAAGATGGAGAATGGGCAGAGCACAGCCGCAAAGCTGGGGCTGCCTCCCCTGACGCCTGAGCAGCAAGAGGCCCTCCAGAAG GCCAAGAAGTACGCCATGGAGCAGAGCATCAAGAGCGTGCTGGTGAAGCAGACCATCGcacaccagcagcagcagctcaccAACCTGCAG ATGGCAGCAGTGACAATGGGCTTTGGAGATCCTCTCTCACCTTTGCAATCG ATGGCAGCTCAGCGGCAGAGGGCGCTGGCCATAATGTGCCGAGTCTACGTAGGCTCCATCTATTATGAGCTGGGGGAGGACACCATTCGCCAGGCCTTTGCCCCCTTTGGACCCATCAAGAGCATTGACATGTCCTGGGACTCTGTCACCATGAAGCACAAG GGCTTTGCCTTTGTGGAGTACGAGGTCCCAGAAGCTGCACAGCTGGCCTTGGAGCAGATGAACTCGGTGATGCTAGGAGGCAGGAACATCAAg gtgGGCAGACCCAGCAACATAGGGCAGGCCCAGCCCATCATAGACCAGCTGGCTGAGGAAGCACGAGCCTTCAACCGCATCTATGTGGCTTCCGTGCACCAGGACCTCTCGGATGATGACATCAAGAGCGTGTTTGAGGCCTTTGGCAAGATCAAATCTTGCACGCTGGCCCGGGACCCCACGACTGGCAAACACAAGGGCTATGGCTTCATTG AATATGAGAAGGCCCAGTCGTCCCAGGATGCCGTGTCTTCCATGAACCTCTTTGACCTGGGTGGCCAGTACTTGCGGGTGGGCAAGGCTGTCACACCCCCCATGCCCCTGCTTACGCCTGCCACACCTGGAGGCCTCccacctgctgctgctgtggctgcAGCTGCAGCTACAGCCAAGATTACAGCTCAG GAAGCAGTGGCTGGAGCAGCGGTACTGGGTACCCTGGCCACGCCTGGATTGGTGTCTCCTGCACTGACTCTAGCCCAGCCCCTGGGGGCTTTACCCCAGGCTGTCATGgctgcccaggccccaggagTCATCACAG GTGTGACCCCAGCCCGGCCTCCTATTCCGGTCACCATCCCCTCTGTGGGAGTGGTGAACCCCATCCTTGCCAGCCCTCCTACACTGGGTCTTCTGGAGCctaagaaggagaaggaggaggaggagctgtttCCCGAGTCGGAGCGGCCAGAGATGCTGAGTGAGCAGGAGCACATGAGCATCTCGGGCAGCAGCGCCCGCCACATGGTGATGCAGAAGCTGCTCCGGAAGCAGGAG tcCACAGTGATGGTTCTGCGCAACATGGTGGACCCCAAGGACATCGACGACGACCTGGAAGGAGAGGTGACTGAGGAGTGTGGCAAGTTTGGTGCTGTCAACCGTGTCATCATCTACCAGGAGAAGCAGGGCGAGGAGGAGGATGCAGAGATCATCGTCAAGATTTTTGTGGAGTTTTCCATAGCCTCCGAGACTCACAAGGCCATCCAGGCCCTCAACGGGCGCTGGTTTGCTGGTCGAAAGGTGGTGGCTGAAGTATATGACCAGGAGCGTTTTGATAACAGTGACCTCTCCGCGTGA
- the PUF60 gene encoding poly(U)-binding-splicing factor PUF60 isoform X4: protein MPSGSGRAAVLGTTRKEKTLPTKRGHTILWDAHRASEPFRRREDASRNRAEIRRCFVTPLNAAVGRRDACSPGAWPSSACLRAERGDAACLPVKEAETEQRPGRAGGRSDGLAGDTEAGPLESEARTTTRAPDGRAPSTAPPAHGPAPGPAPSARPSRVVNCPFPHRKRVPLSFHVAGKRAFYRESSVSLPAPSLLPRSRETAEGAGVCGALSGRDRRKMATATIALGTDSIKMENGQSTAAKLGLPPLTPEQQEALQKAKKYAMEQSIKSVLVKQTIAHQQQQLTNLQMAAQRQRALAIMCRVYVGSIYYELGEDTIRQAFAPFGPIKSIDMSWDSVTMKHKGFAFVEYEVPEAAQLALEQMNSVMLGGRNIKVGRPSNIGQAQPIIDQLAEEARAFNRIYVASVHQDLSDDDIKSVFEAFGKIKSCTLARDPTTGKHKGYGFIEYEKAQSSQDAVSSMNLFDLGGQYLRVGKAVTPPMPLLTPATPGGLPPAAAVAAAAATAKITAQEAVAGAAVLGTLATPGLVSPALTLAQPLGALPQAVMAAQAPGVITGVTPARPPIPVTIPSVGVVNPILASPPTLGLLEPKKEKEEEELFPESERPEMLSEQEHMSISGSSARHMVMQKLLRKQESTVMVLRNMVDPKDIDDDLEGEVTEECGKFGAVNRVIIYQEKQGEEEDAEIIVKIFVEFSIASETHKAIQALNGRWFAGRKVVAEVYDQERFDNSDLSA from the exons ATGCCATCGGGTTCAGGACGCGCGGCAGTTTTGGGAACCACTAGGAAGGAGAAAACGCTGCCCACTAAACGAGGACACACCATCCTCTGGGACGCGCATCGGGCCTCGGAGCCGTTCCGACGCAGGGAAGACGCATCTCGAAATCGGGCTGAAATACGGCGATGCTTCGTCACCCCTCTCAACGCGGCCGTCGGGCGGCGGGACGCCTGCAGCCCCGGGGCCTGGCCGTCCTCTGCCTGCCTCCGGGCGGAGCGCGGCGACGCCGCCTGTTTGCCCGTGAAGGAGGCAGAAACGGAGCAGCGGCCAGGTCGGGCAGGGGGGCGAAGCGATGGGCTGGCGGGAGACACGGAGGCCGGGCCGCTGGAGAGCGAGGCCCGGACCACGACGCGCGCCCCCGACGGACGCGCCCCCAGCACCGCCCCGCCCGCTCATGGCCCCGCCCCTGGGCCCGCCCCTTCCGCCCGGCCCTCTCGGGTCGTTAACTGCCCGTTCCCGCACCGGAAGCGcgttcctctctccttccacgtCGCTGGCAAAAGGGCCTTTTATCGCGAGAGTTCCGTCTCTCTCCCGGCGCCTTCGCTCCTGCCCAGATCGCGCGAGACCGCGGAGGGAGCAGGAGTGTGTGGCGCGCTCAGCGGCCGCGACAGGCGCAAGATGGCGACGGCGACCATAGCTCTC ggAACAGACTCCATCAAGATGGAGAATGGGCAGAGCACAGCCGCAAAGCTGGGGCTGCCTCCCCTGACGCCTGAGCAGCAAGAGGCCCTCCAGAAG GCCAAGAAGTACGCCATGGAGCAGAGCATCAAGAGCGTGCTGGTGAAGCAGACCATCGcacaccagcagcagcagctcaccAACCTGCAG ATGGCAGCTCAGCGGCAGAGGGCGCTGGCCATAATGTGCCGAGTCTACGTAGGCTCCATCTATTATGAGCTGGGGGAGGACACCATTCGCCAGGCCTTTGCCCCCTTTGGACCCATCAAGAGCATTGACATGTCCTGGGACTCTGTCACCATGAAGCACAAG GGCTTTGCCTTTGTGGAGTACGAGGTCCCAGAAGCTGCACAGCTGGCCTTGGAGCAGATGAACTCGGTGATGCTAGGAGGCAGGAACATCAAg gtgGGCAGACCCAGCAACATAGGGCAGGCCCAGCCCATCATAGACCAGCTGGCTGAGGAAGCACGAGCCTTCAACCGCATCTATGTGGCTTCCGTGCACCAGGACCTCTCGGATGATGACATCAAGAGCGTGTTTGAGGCCTTTGGCAAGATCAAATCTTGCACGCTGGCCCGGGACCCCACGACTGGCAAACACAAGGGCTATGGCTTCATTG AATATGAGAAGGCCCAGTCGTCCCAGGATGCCGTGTCTTCCATGAACCTCTTTGACCTGGGTGGCCAGTACTTGCGGGTGGGCAAGGCTGTCACACCCCCCATGCCCCTGCTTACGCCTGCCACACCTGGAGGCCTCccacctgctgctgctgtggctgcAGCTGCAGCTACAGCCAAGATTACAGCTCAG GAAGCAGTGGCTGGAGCAGCGGTACTGGGTACCCTGGCCACGCCTGGATTGGTGTCTCCTGCACTGACTCTAGCCCAGCCCCTGGGGGCTTTACCCCAGGCTGTCATGgctgcccaggccccaggagTCATCACAG GTGTGACCCCAGCCCGGCCTCCTATTCCGGTCACCATCCCCTCTGTGGGAGTGGTGAACCCCATCCTTGCCAGCCCTCCTACACTGGGTCTTCTGGAGCctaagaaggagaaggaggaggaggagctgtttCCCGAGTCGGAGCGGCCAGAGATGCTGAGTGAGCAGGAGCACATGAGCATCTCGGGCAGCAGCGCCCGCCACATGGTGATGCAGAAGCTGCTCCGGAAGCAGGAG tcCACAGTGATGGTTCTGCGCAACATGGTGGACCCCAAGGACATCGACGACGACCTGGAAGGAGAGGTGACTGAGGAGTGTGGCAAGTTTGGTGCTGTCAACCGTGTCATCATCTACCAGGAGAAGCAGGGCGAGGAGGAGGATGCAGAGATCATCGTCAAGATTTTTGTGGAGTTTTCCATAGCCTCCGAGACTCACAAGGCCATCCAGGCCCTCAACGGGCGCTGGTTTGCTGGTCGAAAGGTGGTGGCTGAAGTATATGACCAGGAGCGTTTTGATAACAGTGACCTCTCCGCGTGA
- the PUF60 gene encoding poly(U)-binding-splicing factor PUF60 isoform X2 produces the protein MPSGSGRAAVLGTTRKEKTLPTKRGHTILWDAHRASEPFRRREDASRNRAEIRRCFVTPLNAAVGRRDACSPGAWPSSACLRAERGDAACLPVKEAETEQRPGRAGGRSDGLAGDTEAGPLESEARTTTRAPDGRAPSTAPPAHGPAPGPAPSARPSRVVNCPFPHRKRVPLSFHVAGKRAFYRESSVSLPAPSLLPRSRETAEGAGVCGALSGRDRRKMATATIALQVNGQQGGGSEPAAAAAVVAAGDKWKPPQGTDSIKMENGQSTAAKLGLPPLTPEQQEALQKAKKYAMEQSIKSVLVKQTIAHQQQQLTNLQMAAQRQRALAIMCRVYVGSIYYELGEDTIRQAFAPFGPIKSIDMSWDSVTMKHKGFAFVEYEVPEAAQLALEQMNSVMLGGRNIKVGRPSNIGQAQPIIDQLAEEARAFNRIYVASVHQDLSDDDIKSVFEAFGKIKSCTLARDPTTGKHKGYGFIEYEKAQSSQDAVSSMNLFDLGGQYLRVGKAVTPPMPLLTPATPGGLPPAAAVAAAAATAKITAQEAVAGAAVLGTLATPGLVSPALTLAQPLGALPQAVMAAQAPGVITGVTPARPPIPVTIPSVGVVNPILASPPTLGLLEPKKEKEEEELFPESERPEMLSEQEHMSISGSSARHMVMQKLLRKQESTVMVLRNMVDPKDIDDDLEGEVTEECGKFGAVNRVIIYQEKQGEEEDAEIIVKIFVEFSIASETHKAIQALNGRWFAGRKVVAEVYDQERFDNSDLSA, from the exons ATGCCATCGGGTTCAGGACGCGCGGCAGTTTTGGGAACCACTAGGAAGGAGAAAACGCTGCCCACTAAACGAGGACACACCATCCTCTGGGACGCGCATCGGGCCTCGGAGCCGTTCCGACGCAGGGAAGACGCATCTCGAAATCGGGCTGAAATACGGCGATGCTTCGTCACCCCTCTCAACGCGGCCGTCGGGCGGCGGGACGCCTGCAGCCCCGGGGCCTGGCCGTCCTCTGCCTGCCTCCGGGCGGAGCGCGGCGACGCCGCCTGTTTGCCCGTGAAGGAGGCAGAAACGGAGCAGCGGCCAGGTCGGGCAGGGGGGCGAAGCGATGGGCTGGCGGGAGACACGGAGGCCGGGCCGCTGGAGAGCGAGGCCCGGACCACGACGCGCGCCCCCGACGGACGCGCCCCCAGCACCGCCCCGCCCGCTCATGGCCCCGCCCCTGGGCCCGCCCCTTCCGCCCGGCCCTCTCGGGTCGTTAACTGCCCGTTCCCGCACCGGAAGCGcgttcctctctccttccacgtCGCTGGCAAAAGGGCCTTTTATCGCGAGAGTTCCGTCTCTCTCCCGGCGCCTTCGCTCCTGCCCAGATCGCGCGAGACCGCGGAGGGAGCAGGAGTGTGTGGCGCGCTCAGCGGCCGCGACAGGCGCAAGATGGCGACGGCGACCATAGCTCTC CAGGTCAATGGCCAGCAAGGAGGGGGGTCCgagccggcggcggcggcggcagtgGTGGCAGCGGGAGACAAATGGAAACCTCCACAG ggAACAGACTCCATCAAGATGGAGAATGGGCAGAGCACAGCCGCAAAGCTGGGGCTGCCTCCCCTGACGCCTGAGCAGCAAGAGGCCCTCCAGAAG GCCAAGAAGTACGCCATGGAGCAGAGCATCAAGAGCGTGCTGGTGAAGCAGACCATCGcacaccagcagcagcagctcaccAACCTGCAG ATGGCAGCTCAGCGGCAGAGGGCGCTGGCCATAATGTGCCGAGTCTACGTAGGCTCCATCTATTATGAGCTGGGGGAGGACACCATTCGCCAGGCCTTTGCCCCCTTTGGACCCATCAAGAGCATTGACATGTCCTGGGACTCTGTCACCATGAAGCACAAG GGCTTTGCCTTTGTGGAGTACGAGGTCCCAGAAGCTGCACAGCTGGCCTTGGAGCAGATGAACTCGGTGATGCTAGGAGGCAGGAACATCAAg gtgGGCAGACCCAGCAACATAGGGCAGGCCCAGCCCATCATAGACCAGCTGGCTGAGGAAGCACGAGCCTTCAACCGCATCTATGTGGCTTCCGTGCACCAGGACCTCTCGGATGATGACATCAAGAGCGTGTTTGAGGCCTTTGGCAAGATCAAATCTTGCACGCTGGCCCGGGACCCCACGACTGGCAAACACAAGGGCTATGGCTTCATTG AATATGAGAAGGCCCAGTCGTCCCAGGATGCCGTGTCTTCCATGAACCTCTTTGACCTGGGTGGCCAGTACTTGCGGGTGGGCAAGGCTGTCACACCCCCCATGCCCCTGCTTACGCCTGCCACACCTGGAGGCCTCccacctgctgctgctgtggctgcAGCTGCAGCTACAGCCAAGATTACAGCTCAG GAAGCAGTGGCTGGAGCAGCGGTACTGGGTACCCTGGCCACGCCTGGATTGGTGTCTCCTGCACTGACTCTAGCCCAGCCCCTGGGGGCTTTACCCCAGGCTGTCATGgctgcccaggccccaggagTCATCACAG GTGTGACCCCAGCCCGGCCTCCTATTCCGGTCACCATCCCCTCTGTGGGAGTGGTGAACCCCATCCTTGCCAGCCCTCCTACACTGGGTCTTCTGGAGCctaagaaggagaaggaggaggaggagctgtttCCCGAGTCGGAGCGGCCAGAGATGCTGAGTGAGCAGGAGCACATGAGCATCTCGGGCAGCAGCGCCCGCCACATGGTGATGCAGAAGCTGCTCCGGAAGCAGGAG tcCACAGTGATGGTTCTGCGCAACATGGTGGACCCCAAGGACATCGACGACGACCTGGAAGGAGAGGTGACTGAGGAGTGTGGCAAGTTTGGTGCTGTCAACCGTGTCATCATCTACCAGGAGAAGCAGGGCGAGGAGGAGGATGCAGAGATCATCGTCAAGATTTTTGTGGAGTTTTCCATAGCCTCCGAGACTCACAAGGCCATCCAGGCCCTCAACGGGCGCTGGTTTGCTGGTCGAAAGGTGGTGGCTGAAGTATATGACCAGGAGCGTTTTGATAACAGTGACCTCTCCGCGTGA
- the PUF60 gene encoding poly(U)-binding-splicing factor PUF60 isoform X5: protein MASLLLPQVNGQQGGGSEPAAAAAVVAAGDKWKPPQGTDSIKMENGQSTAAKLGLPPLTPEQQEALQKAKKYAMEQSIKSVLVKQTIAHQQQQLTNLQMAAVTMGFGDPLSPLQSMAAQRQRALAIMCRVYVGSIYYELGEDTIRQAFAPFGPIKSIDMSWDSVTMKHKGFAFVEYEVPEAAQLALEQMNSVMLGGRNIKVGRPSNIGQAQPIIDQLAEEARAFNRIYVASVHQDLSDDDIKSVFEAFGKIKSCTLARDPTTGKHKGYGFIEYEKAQSSQDAVSSMNLFDLGGQYLRVGKAVTPPMPLLTPATPGGLPPAAAVAAAAATAKITAQEAVAGAAVLGTLATPGLVSPALTLAQPLGALPQAVMAAQAPGVITGVTPARPPIPVTIPSVGVVNPILASPPTLGLLEPKKEKEEEELFPESERPEMLSEQEHMSISGSSARHMVMQKLLRKQESTVMVLRNMVDPKDIDDDLEGEVTEECGKFGAVNRVIIYQEKQGEEEDAEIIVKIFVEFSIASETHKAIQALNGRWFAGRKVVAEVYDQERFDNSDLSA from the exons ATGGcgtccctcctcctgcct CAGGTCAATGGCCAGCAAGGAGGGGGGTCCgagccggcggcggcggcggcagtgGTGGCAGCGGGAGACAAATGGAAACCTCCACAG ggAACAGACTCCATCAAGATGGAGAATGGGCAGAGCACAGCCGCAAAGCTGGGGCTGCCTCCCCTGACGCCTGAGCAGCAAGAGGCCCTCCAGAAG GCCAAGAAGTACGCCATGGAGCAGAGCATCAAGAGCGTGCTGGTGAAGCAGACCATCGcacaccagcagcagcagctcaccAACCTGCAG ATGGCAGCAGTGACAATGGGCTTTGGAGATCCTCTCTCACCTTTGCAATCG ATGGCAGCTCAGCGGCAGAGGGCGCTGGCCATAATGTGCCGAGTCTACGTAGGCTCCATCTATTATGAGCTGGGGGAGGACACCATTCGCCAGGCCTTTGCCCCCTTTGGACCCATCAAGAGCATTGACATGTCCTGGGACTCTGTCACCATGAAGCACAAG GGCTTTGCCTTTGTGGAGTACGAGGTCCCAGAAGCTGCACAGCTGGCCTTGGAGCAGATGAACTCGGTGATGCTAGGAGGCAGGAACATCAAg gtgGGCAGACCCAGCAACATAGGGCAGGCCCAGCCCATCATAGACCAGCTGGCTGAGGAAGCACGAGCCTTCAACCGCATCTATGTGGCTTCCGTGCACCAGGACCTCTCGGATGATGACATCAAGAGCGTGTTTGAGGCCTTTGGCAAGATCAAATCTTGCACGCTGGCCCGGGACCCCACGACTGGCAAACACAAGGGCTATGGCTTCATTG AATATGAGAAGGCCCAGTCGTCCCAGGATGCCGTGTCTTCCATGAACCTCTTTGACCTGGGTGGCCAGTACTTGCGGGTGGGCAAGGCTGTCACACCCCCCATGCCCCTGCTTACGCCTGCCACACCTGGAGGCCTCccacctgctgctgctgtggctgcAGCTGCAGCTACAGCCAAGATTACAGCTCAG GAAGCAGTGGCTGGAGCAGCGGTACTGGGTACCCTGGCCACGCCTGGATTGGTGTCTCCTGCACTGACTCTAGCCCAGCCCCTGGGGGCTTTACCCCAGGCTGTCATGgctgcccaggccccaggagTCATCACAG GTGTGACCCCAGCCCGGCCTCCTATTCCGGTCACCATCCCCTCTGTGGGAGTGGTGAACCCCATCCTTGCCAGCCCTCCTACACTGGGTCTTCTGGAGCctaagaaggagaaggaggaggaggagctgtttCCCGAGTCGGAGCGGCCAGAGATGCTGAGTGAGCAGGAGCACATGAGCATCTCGGGCAGCAGCGCCCGCCACATGGTGATGCAGAAGCTGCTCCGGAAGCAGGAG tcCACAGTGATGGTTCTGCGCAACATGGTGGACCCCAAGGACATCGACGACGACCTGGAAGGAGAGGTGACTGAGGAGTGTGGCAAGTTTGGTGCTGTCAACCGTGTCATCATCTACCAGGAGAAGCAGGGCGAGGAGGAGGATGCAGAGATCATCGTCAAGATTTTTGTGGAGTTTTCCATAGCCTCCGAGACTCACAAGGCCATCCAGGCCCTCAACGGGCGCTGGTTTGCTGGTCGAAAGGTGGTGGCTGAAGTATATGACCAGGAGCGTTTTGATAACAGTGACCTCTCCGCGTGA
- the PUF60 gene encoding poly(U)-binding-splicing factor PUF60 isoform X1, whose amino-acid sequence MPSGSGRAAVLGTTRKEKTLPTKRGHTILWDAHRASEPFRRREDASRNRAEIRRCFVTPLNAAVGRRDACSPGAWPSSACLRAERGDAACLPVKEAETEQRPGRAGGRSDGLAGDTEAGPLESEARTTTRAPDGRAPSTAPPAHGPAPGPAPSARPSRVVNCPFPHRKRVPLSFHVAGKRAFYRESSVSLPAPSLLPRSRETAEGAGVCGALSGRDRRKMATATIALQVNGQQGGGSEPAAAAAVVAAGDKWKPPQGTDSIKMENGQSTAAKLGLPPLTPEQQEALQKAKKYAMEQSIKSVLVKQTIAHQQQQLTNLQMAAVTMGFGDPLSPLQSMAAQRQRALAIMCRVYVGSIYYELGEDTIRQAFAPFGPIKSIDMSWDSVTMKHKGFAFVEYEVPEAAQLALEQMNSVMLGGRNIKVGRPSNIGQAQPIIDQLAEEARAFNRIYVASVHQDLSDDDIKSVFEAFGKIKSCTLARDPTTGKHKGYGFIEYEKAQSSQDAVSSMNLFDLGGQYLRVGKAVTPPMPLLTPATPGGLPPAAAVAAAAATAKITAQEAVAGAAVLGTLATPGLVSPALTLAQPLGALPQAVMAAQAPGVITGVTPARPPIPVTIPSVGVVNPILASPPTLGLLEPKKEKEEEELFPESERPEMLSEQEHMSISGSSARHMVMQKLLRKQESTVMVLRNMVDPKDIDDDLEGEVTEECGKFGAVNRVIIYQEKQGEEEDAEIIVKIFVEFSIASETHKAIQALNGRWFAGRKVVAEVYDQERFDNSDLSA is encoded by the exons ATGCCATCGGGTTCAGGACGCGCGGCAGTTTTGGGAACCACTAGGAAGGAGAAAACGCTGCCCACTAAACGAGGACACACCATCCTCTGGGACGCGCATCGGGCCTCGGAGCCGTTCCGACGCAGGGAAGACGCATCTCGAAATCGGGCTGAAATACGGCGATGCTTCGTCACCCCTCTCAACGCGGCCGTCGGGCGGCGGGACGCCTGCAGCCCCGGGGCCTGGCCGTCCTCTGCCTGCCTCCGGGCGGAGCGCGGCGACGCCGCCTGTTTGCCCGTGAAGGAGGCAGAAACGGAGCAGCGGCCAGGTCGGGCAGGGGGGCGAAGCGATGGGCTGGCGGGAGACACGGAGGCCGGGCCGCTGGAGAGCGAGGCCCGGACCACGACGCGCGCCCCCGACGGACGCGCCCCCAGCACCGCCCCGCCCGCTCATGGCCCCGCCCCTGGGCCCGCCCCTTCCGCCCGGCCCTCTCGGGTCGTTAACTGCCCGTTCCCGCACCGGAAGCGcgttcctctctccttccacgtCGCTGGCAAAAGGGCCTTTTATCGCGAGAGTTCCGTCTCTCTCCCGGCGCCTTCGCTCCTGCCCAGATCGCGCGAGACCGCGGAGGGAGCAGGAGTGTGTGGCGCGCTCAGCGGCCGCGACAGGCGCAAGATGGCGACGGCGACCATAGCTCTC CAGGTCAATGGCCAGCAAGGAGGGGGGTCCgagccggcggcggcggcggcagtgGTGGCAGCGGGAGACAAATGGAAACCTCCACAG ggAACAGACTCCATCAAGATGGAGAATGGGCAGAGCACAGCCGCAAAGCTGGGGCTGCCTCCCCTGACGCCTGAGCAGCAAGAGGCCCTCCAGAAG GCCAAGAAGTACGCCATGGAGCAGAGCATCAAGAGCGTGCTGGTGAAGCAGACCATCGcacaccagcagcagcagctcaccAACCTGCAG ATGGCAGCAGTGACAATGGGCTTTGGAGATCCTCTCTCACCTTTGCAATCG ATGGCAGCTCAGCGGCAGAGGGCGCTGGCCATAATGTGCCGAGTCTACGTAGGCTCCATCTATTATGAGCTGGGGGAGGACACCATTCGCCAGGCCTTTGCCCCCTTTGGACCCATCAAGAGCATTGACATGTCCTGGGACTCTGTCACCATGAAGCACAAG GGCTTTGCCTTTGTGGAGTACGAGGTCCCAGAAGCTGCACAGCTGGCCTTGGAGCAGATGAACTCGGTGATGCTAGGAGGCAGGAACATCAAg gtgGGCAGACCCAGCAACATAGGGCAGGCCCAGCCCATCATAGACCAGCTGGCTGAGGAAGCACGAGCCTTCAACCGCATCTATGTGGCTTCCGTGCACCAGGACCTCTCGGATGATGACATCAAGAGCGTGTTTGAGGCCTTTGGCAAGATCAAATCTTGCACGCTGGCCCGGGACCCCACGACTGGCAAACACAAGGGCTATGGCTTCATTG AATATGAGAAGGCCCAGTCGTCCCAGGATGCCGTGTCTTCCATGAACCTCTTTGACCTGGGTGGCCAGTACTTGCGGGTGGGCAAGGCTGTCACACCCCCCATGCCCCTGCTTACGCCTGCCACACCTGGAGGCCTCccacctgctgctgctgtggctgcAGCTGCAGCTACAGCCAAGATTACAGCTCAG GAAGCAGTGGCTGGAGCAGCGGTACTGGGTACCCTGGCCACGCCTGGATTGGTGTCTCCTGCACTGACTCTAGCCCAGCCCCTGGGGGCTTTACCCCAGGCTGTCATGgctgcccaggccccaggagTCATCACAG GTGTGACCCCAGCCCGGCCTCCTATTCCGGTCACCATCCCCTCTGTGGGAGTGGTGAACCCCATCCTTGCCAGCCCTCCTACACTGGGTCTTCTGGAGCctaagaaggagaaggaggaggaggagctgtttCCCGAGTCGGAGCGGCCAGAGATGCTGAGTGAGCAGGAGCACATGAGCATCTCGGGCAGCAGCGCCCGCCACATGGTGATGCAGAAGCTGCTCCGGAAGCAGGAG tcCACAGTGATGGTTCTGCGCAACATGGTGGACCCCAAGGACATCGACGACGACCTGGAAGGAGAGGTGACTGAGGAGTGTGGCAAGTTTGGTGCTGTCAACCGTGTCATCATCTACCAGGAGAAGCAGGGCGAGGAGGAGGATGCAGAGATCATCGTCAAGATTTTTGTGGAGTTTTCCATAGCCTCCGAGACTCACAAGGCCATCCAGGCCCTCAACGGGCGCTGGTTTGCTGGTCGAAAGGTGGTGGCTGAAGTATATGACCAGGAGCGTTTTGATAACAGTGACCTCTCCGCGTGA